A region from the Candidatus Thiothrix putei genome encodes:
- a CDS encoding AAA family ATPase, which produces MKIPYGESNFKTVISGGYVYVDKTATITQLEEAGKYLFLLRPRRFGKSLFLSMLEYYYDVAYRDEFDTLFGRLAIGQNPTPLHNSYQVLFMDFSGIDTDAGHDAILQRINDKLDTYLLSFLLRYGHATEIQTKVTEKNSPAAKMEYFMDAMSGQKLLLLIDEYDHFANSILAADMKLFLRVMGKGGFVRSFYETLKTATQRGTLDRLFVTGVTPIMLDSMTSGFNIGQNLSLHEGFNEAIGFTKAEVSSLLQPLADSCPVALEQLLADVTRWYNGYRFNIKSPETVYNTNMVLYFVKNFDLRRCAYPKPMMDENIASDYGKIMGMFSIGNRDENFAVLDELINQGAVQASQRRKFEFDKGFDRDDFISLLAYMGFVTLQNETLAGETFVIPNYAIREFYFHYFKVELERRNQISIPNQALRLAVEKLALYADIQPLMDEMVRALQLLSNRDAMGMDEKHVKVLLLTLLYQTQIYFVQSERELNRRYPDILLLERNPIAVPHQHLIELKYSKKSDKAAGWAAKKQEGIEQVQGYLQLPEIAALKNLVAWLLVTDGERVEVVTFA; this is translated from the coding sequence ATGAAAATCCCCTACGGCGAAAGCAATTTCAAAACCGTCATCAGCGGTGGTTATGTTTATGTCGATAAGACTGCGACCATTACCCAGTTGGAAGAAGCAGGCAAATACCTGTTTCTGCTGCGCCCGCGCCGTTTCGGTAAAAGCCTGTTTTTGTCGATGCTCGAATATTATTACGACGTGGCGTATCGGGATGAATTCGATACCCTGTTTGGTCGCTTGGCTATTGGGCAAAATCCCACCCCGTTGCACAACAGCTATCAGGTGCTGTTTATGGATTTCAGCGGCATTGATACCGATGCAGGGCATGATGCCATTTTGCAACGTATCAATGACAAACTGGACACTTACCTCCTGAGTTTTTTGCTGCGGTATGGTCACGCGACCGAAATACAAACCAAGGTCACTGAAAAAAACTCTCCCGCAGCCAAGATGGAATATTTCATGGATGCGATGTCCGGGCAAAAGCTGTTGCTGCTGATCGACGAATACGACCATTTTGCTAACAGCATTCTGGCTGCTGATATGAAACTGTTCTTGCGGGTCATGGGCAAAGGCGGCTTTGTGCGCAGCTTCTACGAAACGCTCAAAACCGCTACACAACGCGGCACGCTGGATCGGCTGTTCGTCACCGGCGTTACCCCCATTATGCTGGATAGCATGACCAGCGGTTTCAATATCGGGCAAAATCTCTCGCTACATGAAGGTTTCAACGAAGCGATTGGTTTTACCAAAGCGGAAGTCAGCAGCCTGTTGCAACCGTTGGCAGACAGTTGCCCTGTGGCGTTGGAACAGTTGCTGGCGGACGTCACCCGCTGGTACAACGGCTACCGTTTCAACATCAAGTCCCCTGAAACGGTTTACAACACCAATATGGTGCTGTATTTCGTGAAGAATTTTGATTTACGCCGTTGTGCTTACCCCAAGCCAATGATGGATGAAAATATTGCCTCCGATTACGGCAAAATCATGGGTATGTTCAGTATTGGTAATCGTGATGAAAATTTCGCAGTGCTGGATGAGCTGATTAATCAGGGCGCAGTGCAGGCTTCACAACGCCGCAAATTTGAATTTGACAAAGGTTTTGATCGCGATGATTTCATCAGCTTACTCGCCTACATGGGCTTTGTGACCCTACAAAATGAAACCTTGGCGGGCGAAACATTCGTCATCCCCAATTACGCCATCCGCGAGTTTTACTTCCATTATTTCAAGGTGGAACTGGAGCGCCGCAACCAGATCAGCATCCCCAATCAGGCATTGCGGCTGGCGGTGGAAAAATTGGCATTGTACGCCGACATTCAGCCCTTGATGGATGAAATGGTGCGTGCCCTGCAACTGCTTTCCAACCGCGATGCAATGGGGATGGATGAAAAGCACGTCAAGGTGCTGCTGCTGACGCTGTTGTATCAGACACAAATCTATTTCGTGCAAAGCGAGCGCGAACTCAACCGCCGTTACCCCGACATTTTGCTGCTGGAACGCAACCCCATCGCAGTGCCGCACCAGCATTTGATCGAACTGAAATACAGCAAGAAAAGCGATAAGGCAGCGGGTTGGGCAGCCAAAAAGCAGGAAGGTATCGAGCAGGTGCAAGGCTATCTGCAACTGCCGGAAATTGCTGCGCTGAAAAACCTCGTCGCATGGCTGCTGGTGACGGATGGGGAACGGGTGGAAGTGGTGACGTTCGCTTAA